From Salvia splendens isolate huo1 chromosome 16, SspV2, whole genome shotgun sequence, a single genomic window includes:
- the LOC121771057 gene encoding uncharacterized protein LOC121771057 yields the protein MYFKSPNSVISYSARSLQQRKPSYSSQSNSRNRELKQGGSRLRSVTICKLKRGFGVVRGCSGWNRDCFGVVPGLHDHRRSGGSSSLTRRYQPATAAASWGSWSSDDDGGEAGAGVTASRGGATAGSDSSGIPRLSSNGDDGAAATMEQRRRDSDEQRPATVEGDGESDDGDGDF from the exons ATGTATTTTAAATCCCCTAACTCAGTTATTTCCTACTCTGCTCGTTCGCTGCAACAAAGAAAACCAAGCTATTCTTCTCAATCAAATTCAAG AAACCGAGAACTAAAGCAAGGGGGGTCCCGGCTTCGTTCAGTTACAATCTGCAAATTGAAG CGAGGTTTCGGGGTtgtgcggggctgttcgggttggAATCGGGACTGTTTCGGGGTGGTTCCAgggctgcacgaccaccgacggagcggcggcagcagcagccTGACCCGGCGGTATCAGCCGGCAACAGCGGCGGCGAGCTGGGGCAGCTGGAGCAGCGACGACGACGGAGGCGAAGCCGGGGCTGGCGTCACAGCTTCTCgcggcggcgcgacggcgggCAGCGACAGCAGCGGCATCCCCCGGCTGAGCAGCAACGGCGACGACGGAGCAGCGGCGACGATGGAGCAGCGGCGACGCGATTCCGATGAGCAGCGGCCGGCAACGGTGGAAGGCGACGGCGAATCTGACGACGGCGACGGAGATTTTTGA